Genomic segment of Arachnia propionica:
CCCGAGGAGGCGTCCCGCCAGTTCGGTGTCGAACAGGGCGGGAGGCCGAATGCCCACATCCAGCATGCAGGGGAGATCCTGCGATGCTGCGTGAATGATCCACAGTGCGTCGGAGCAGGCGTCGACCAGCCCTCCGAGCCTCACCTCGGCCCCGTCCTCGAGGGCGATGGGGTCTATCAACCAGGTGCCGGCTCCTTCACGCCGGATCTGGAAGAGATACGCCTTGGGCCAGTACCGGTGGCCGTGGGCGCGTTCCGCATCGAATGCGACTGGTCCGGTCCCGTGGGAAAGGGAGTCCAAGCAGGCGTCGAGCGTTTCGGGGGTGTCCACCAGAGGACGCAGGGGTTCTCGTGGCTGCTCGACGAACTGGTTCATGAGCGCCCCGGGAACTGCACCACCCCACGGGGCAGCGGGGGACGCCCTGAGATGTGCCCGAGCAGATCCTGCCAGGCCTTGAGCTGAACGGTCATCTTGTGGCGGTTGTCCAGAACCGGGGTCCAGGATGCCCGGACCTCCACCTCGGCCTGGTGGGTTGTCAGCTCCCCGAACCCCCGGCCGTAGGATGCGGTCACGGTTCCGGCCAGGGCCCGGTGGGCGGCCCCGTGCTTGGAGAGCGCGTCCGTCAGCCAGGACCAGGCTGCCTCCGGCAGCAGCGGATCGGTGACCATTTCCTGGTCCACCTCGGCCCGCACATAGGAGACCAAGCGGAAACGCCCCTCCCAGTTCTCGTTGCCGGCGGGATCGTGCAGCAGTATCAACCTCCCGGTTCCCAGCTCCTCGTCATCCTCGACGAAGTCCAGTGCCATGGCTATGGAGAACGGCGCAATCCGCTGAGGGGAGCCTATCTCCTCGGCCCTGATTCCTGAGCGCCACTGCATGCTGGCGAATTCCTCCAGGGCATGCTGGAACTCGGGGTCGGC
This window contains:
- a CDS encoding DUF3000 domain-containing protein; this translates as MTLAPPNMADPEFQHALEEFASMQWRSGIRAEEIGSPQRIAPFSIAMALDFVEDDEELGTGRLILLHDPAGNENWEGRFRLVSYVRAEVDQEMVTDPLLPEAAWSWLTDALSKHGAAHRALAGTVTASYGRGFGELTTHQAEVEVRASWTPVLDNRHKMTVQLKAWQDLLGHISGRPPLPRGVVQFPGRS